One window of Candidatus Poribacteria bacterium genomic DNA carries:
- a CDS encoding YceI family protein → MKMDLGRNLWFSHIGIFVSALLVIGSIGTVQVVEAADAYEIDTAHSMILFRAKHMGITYNYGRFNEFSGKLSIDETDISKSTIEFEVKTASVDTANEKRDQHLRSPDFFSAKQFPVITFKSTKVSMKEGEENMLEITGDIELLGVKKSITVDVEITGKGKGRQGESLIGFESIFTIKRSEFGMTYGAGAVSDDIRLTVTIEAKHE, encoded by the coding sequence ATGAAAATGGACTTAGGACGAAATTTGTGGTTTTCCCATATTGGAATTTTTGTTTCAGCACTGCTTGTCATCGGTTCTATTGGAACTGTACAAGTGGTAGAGGCAGCGGATGCGTATGAAATTGACACAGCGCATTCAATGATACTTTTCCGAGCAAAACACATGGGAATTACCTACAACTACGGCAGGTTTAATGAATTCAGCGGTAAACTCTCAATAGATGAGACCGATATATCCAAAAGCACGATAGAATTTGAGGTAAAAACAGCAAGCGTTGATACTGCTAACGAAAAACGCGATCAACACCTCAGAAGCCCCGACTTTTTTAGCGCAAAGCAGTTTCCCGTCATTACCTTCAAAAGCACAAAAGTTAGTATGAAGGAAGGGGAAGAAAATATGTTAGAGATCACAGGAGATATTGAGCTGCTCGGCGTTAAGAAATCCATTACAGTAGACGTTGAAATCACGGGAAAAGGCAAAGGAAGACAAGGTGAATCTCTGATTGGATTTGAGAGCATCTTTACAATTAAGCGGAGCGAATTCGGAATGACCTACGGCGCGGGAGCCGTCAGTGACGATATCCGTCTTACTGTCACTATTGAAGCAAAACACGAATAG
- a CDS encoding tetratricopeptide repeat protein, producing MKKFIIAEICVVVALIVGFWLGRITGNDTSYESYYDNADKAWAAAQAIDNPPITLDEPEKSRLRKVRAAYRKVFDKYPESLWADDALYQLASRIPRTDEEAFALFRRLISNYPDSEWADDSMYAIAFASYQIAEQLKKTNTLESIDAYYDRALALYNQLTATYPGSQLTDQAEFNKGMCYYGKGELNYALTQFDTLREPFSDSPLLYQILYVTGEIYLKKQEYENARVEFTNVVDSGDPDLSPLANFGIAQAYFAEGKFQEAIDEYQKVMDLYPDTKVGQDAYFYMGWAYERLGKYDEAIARLEEGIDLYPRNENAANSQVYIGQIAYANNDMASAVDAYQKVADNSTYDYDTRRAAQYSVGKIHEDSGDTDLAVGAYQKLITEFPEPHKEATHQSNNINENYIQNLRGMGL from the coding sequence ATGAAGAAGTTCATAATCGCGGAAATTTGCGTTGTAGTTGCCCTCATTGTTGGATTTTGGTTAGGGCGCATTACAGGTAACGACACGAGTTACGAAAGTTATTATGACAACGCCGACAAGGCATGGGCGGCAGCACAAGCAATTGACAACCCACCGATAACGCTTGATGAACCCGAAAAAAGTCGTTTACGCAAAGTCCGAGCCGCATACCGTAAAGTTTTCGACAAATACCCCGAAAGTTTATGGGCAGACGATGCGCTCTACCAACTCGCCTCACGCATCCCACGCACTGATGAAGAGGCTTTCGCGCTCTTTCGTCGACTCATCAGCAATTATCCAGACAGTGAGTGGGCGGATGATTCAATGTACGCCATCGCCTTCGCCTCTTATCAGATCGCAGAGCAGCTGAAAAAGACGAATACGCTTGAATCCATAGATGCCTATTATGACCGCGCCCTTGCACTTTACAATCAATTAACCGCGACATATCCCGGTAGTCAATTGACGGACCAAGCAGAGTTTAACAAAGGAATGTGCTACTACGGGAAGGGTGAATTGAACTACGCACTTACACAGTTTGATACGCTCAGAGAGCCATTCAGCGATAGTCCGTTGCTTTATCAGATTCTATACGTTACGGGCGAAATTTACCTCAAAAAGCAAGAGTATGAAAACGCACGCGTGGAATTCACAAACGTCGTTGATTCGGGAGATCCAGACCTCTCGCCATTAGCAAATTTTGGCATCGCGCAGGCTTATTTCGCGGAGGGGAAATTTCAGGAAGCAATCGATGAGTATCAGAAAGTTATGGATCTCTACCCAGACACCAAAGTCGGACAGGATGCCTACTTCTACATGGGATGGGCGTATGAAAGACTCGGCAAGTATGATGAAGCCATCGCCAGACTTGAGGAAGGTATCGATCTATATCCGCGCAACGAAAACGCAGCGAACTCGCAAGTCTATATTGGGCAAATTGCCTATGCCAATAACGATATGGCGAGTGCAGTTGACGCATACCAGAAGGTTGCGGATAATAGCACCTACGATTATGACACTCGACGGGCAGCACAATATTCGGTTGGCAAAATCCATGAGGACAGTGGCGATACGGATCTCGCGGTAGGGGCGTATCAGAAACTGATCACAGAATTCCCAGAACCGCATAAAGAGGCTACCCATCAGTCAAACAATATCAACGAGAATTACATTCAAAACCTAAGAGGTATGGGACTATAA
- a CDS encoding type II toxin-antitoxin system RelE/ParE family toxin: protein MKEVTWVGDSREKLRRLPKGARKTIGEALTYAQFGEKHPTAKPMRGIGTGVMEIVARQSRDTYRAVYVVNLGRQIYVLHVFQKKATRGIKTPKREIDLIKHRLKQAKEMEAAHV, encoded by the coding sequence ATGAAAGAGGTTACATGGGTCGGTGATTCCCGTGAGAAGCTGCGACGATTACCTAAGGGTGCAAGAAAAACAATCGGTGAAGCTCTGACATACGCTCAGTTTGGAGAAAAGCACCCGACTGCCAAACCGATGCGAGGCATTGGAACAGGAGTGATGGAGATTGTTGCTCGACAGTCCCGTGATACTTACCGAGCAGTTTATGTCGTAAATCTTGGGAGGCAGATTTATGTGCTGCATGTTTTCCAAAAGAAAGCAACTCGAGGCATAAAAACCCCAAAAAGAGAAATAGACCTTATTAAGCATCGCTTAAAGCAGGCAAAAGAAATGGAGGCAGCCCATGTGTAA
- a CDS encoding XRE family transcriptional regulator produces the protein MCNDLKFEKSSGNVFKDIGFSEAEAEVLLSRTKLTFEIFTLLKKSRLRRVKAAKLLAVEEQDILKLKNGDFDDFSIERLSHFRDRLKCYVEEQEPTSEKEEELRASAAP, from the coding sequence ATGTGTAATGACCTGAAATTCGAGAAAAGTAGTGGAAACGTGTTTAAGGATATTGGCTTTTCTGAAGCAGAGGCCGAGGTTTTGTTATCTCGAACAAAGTTGACTTTTGAGATATTTACACTTCTTAAAAAATCTCGGCTCAGACGCGTGAAGGCGGCGAAACTTCTGGCGGTTGAAGAGCAGGACATCTTGAAACTCAAAAACGGTGACTTTGATGATTTCAGCATAGAACGCCTTTCCCATTTCCGGGATCGGTTGAAGTGCTATGTAGAGGAACAGGAACCAACATCAGAAAAAGAAGAGGAACTAAGGGCATCAGCTGCTCCGTAA
- a CDS encoding DEAD/DEAH box helicase, translating into MQQSSLTRAEEIAEGLYPHQIEGIAFLLGRRRALLADDMGLGKTRQSVLAMVEAEAEGPYLVICPASIKRNWAREIEIVFPDAEPAIVGPTPLPPIDYRGWIIVNYEILGKNLDKLLAFDWKGVVFDEAHYLKNYQSQRSQNASKLVKQIKRDPVVHALTGTPMTSRPRDLFPLLQILDHPLGKSFLSFAKRYCEAYQGDFGLVADGASNLEELTVQLHGVMLRRTKDEVLDLPPKVRTWMDVELHPYAIQHFNRLVQEFISKFDTPEAIDGSPESFGLSSKHREELDNSIDTSDLGTGMGRITQVRRAIAFVKCRHTIKFVENALEQGEKVIIFTSFLNTMQRFQTHFKDRAVYVSGEVPVHERQNRVDRFQNDDDIKLFIANMHIAGVGVNLTAARQIVFNDLDWVPANHWQAEDRAYRIGQTGTVNVTYMIATGTVDSFVKTVLETKAALMDSIVEGSILIPDGEAALQLDVLSELKRMMNALSVQTSELKESEVHDVLQKAGDAYLEENASHLREATCAQLRPYSEEAIRTLAQVLTGPERAVYHAESSSQKGKFYTLEVVGVDVTCDCPGFTHRGSCRHVRPLKSALASEKPLPKGYKKVSSD; encoded by the coding sequence ATGCAGCAATCCAGTCTCACGCGTGCAGAAGAGATAGCCGAAGGTCTCTATCCACACCAAATAGAAGGTATCGCCTTTCTGCTCGGTCGTCGCCGTGCGCTCCTTGCTGATGATATGGGACTCGGTAAGACCCGACAATCCGTCCTCGCGATGGTTGAAGCAGAAGCCGAAGGTCCTTACCTCGTGATCTGTCCTGCCTCTATCAAACGCAACTGGGCGCGTGAAATCGAAATCGTTTTCCCAGATGCCGAACCTGCCATCGTTGGTCCCACGCCGCTCCCACCTATAGATTACCGCGGTTGGATTATTGTCAACTATGAAATCCTCGGTAAAAATCTTGACAAACTACTTGCGTTTGACTGGAAAGGTGTTGTTTTTGACGAAGCACACTACCTAAAAAATTATCAGAGTCAGCGGAGTCAAAACGCATCAAAACTGGTTAAGCAGATCAAACGGGACCCTGTAGTCCATGCGTTAACTGGTACCCCAATGACAAGCCGGCCCCGCGACCTTTTTCCGCTGTTGCAGATTTTGGACCATCCTCTCGGAAAGAGTTTCCTCAGTTTTGCGAAGCGTTATTGTGAGGCGTATCAAGGAGATTTCGGACTGGTGGCAGATGGCGCAAGCAATCTCGAGGAATTGACTGTGCAACTGCACGGTGTCATGCTGCGCCGCACAAAAGATGAAGTGTTAGACCTTCCGCCTAAGGTCCGGACATGGATGGACGTTGAACTCCACCCTTATGCAATCCAGCACTTTAATCGATTAGTCCAAGAATTCATATCAAAATTTGACACACCTGAAGCGATTGATGGAAGCCCAGAATCCTTTGGTCTATCATCAAAACACCGCGAAGAATTAGATAACTCAATAGACACTTCGGATTTAGGAACTGGAATGGGTAGAATAACCCAAGTGCGCCGAGCAATTGCATTTGTCAAATGTCGTCACACCATCAAATTTGTGGAGAATGCCCTGGAACAAGGTGAAAAGGTAATTATTTTTACATCCTTCCTCAATACGATGCAGCGTTTCCAAACGCACTTCAAGGACCGAGCGGTTTATGTGTCCGGCGAAGTTCCTGTACATGAGAGACAGAACAGGGTTGATCGCTTTCAAAACGATGACGATATCAAACTTTTTATAGCCAACATGCACATAGCAGGCGTTGGTGTAAATCTCACTGCAGCGCGACAGATCGTCTTTAACGACTTAGATTGGGTGCCTGCTAACCACTGGCAGGCAGAAGATCGCGCTTATCGCATCGGTCAGACAGGAACCGTCAATGTCACCTATATGATTGCGACTGGAACTGTTGATTCGTTTGTCAAGACAGTATTAGAAACAAAAGCAGCATTGATGGATTCGATCGTTGAGGGATCAATTTTGATACCGGATGGCGAGGCTGCTCTCCAACTGGATGTCCTCAGCGAACTCAAGCGGATGATGAATGCTTTGTCTGTCCAAACCAGTGAACTGAAAGAATCCGAAGTGCATGATGTGCTTCAGAAAGCAGGGGATGCATACCTTGAAGAGAACGCGTCCCACCTCCGAGAAGCGACCTGTGCGCAGCTGCGTCCATATTCCGAAGAAGCCATCCGCACCTTAGCGCAAGTTCTCACCGGTCCTGAGCGAGCAGTCTATCACGCTGAGAGTTCATCACAGAAGGGCAAATTTTACACACTGGAGGTTGTCGGTGTCGATGTAACGTGCGATTGTCCAGGCTTCACGCACCGCGGCAGCTGCCGACACGTCCGTCCCCTGAAATCCGCCCTCGCCTCAGAAAAACCGTTGCCGAAAGGATATAAGAAAGTTTCGTCAGATTAG
- a CDS encoding DNA cytosine methyltransferase, producing the protein MSKFNFIDLFAGIGGIRIPYEKLGGTCVFSSEWDKYAQQTYTYNFGETPAGDITKIKETDIPDHDILLAGFPCQPFSIIGDKQGFEDTRGTLFFDIARILKQKQPSAFLLENVKQLLTHDKGQTFAVIQEQLSRLGYTAYHKVLNALDFGLPQKRERIFIVGFREPIAFDFPKPIGMYKPLSEILESDKDIDPNLFASERIQKSRREKCKGIPFFPSVWHENKGGNISVLPFSCALRAGASYNYLLVNGVRRLSDRELLRLQGFPEDFKIVGNMMQVRKQTGNSVAIPVVHAIAEKMLQALEQRKPMIQLEEQLLLFKDAA; encoded by the coding sequence ATGAGCAAATTTAACTTCATTGACCTCTTTGCTGGAATCGGTGGAATTCGCATTCCTTATGAAAAGTTAGGCGGAACATGTGTATTTAGTTCTGAATGGGATAAATACGCCCAACAGACCTACACTTACAATTTTGGAGAAACGCCCGCTGGCGACATCACTAAGATTAAGGAAACTGATATCCCCGACCACGACATTTTATTGGCAGGTTTTCCGTGCCAACCCTTTAGTATTATTGGAGACAAGCAGGGCTTTGAAGATACGCGTGGTACACTGTTTTTTGACATCGCTCGGATTTTGAAACAGAAGCAGCCGAGCGCGTTTCTCCTTGAAAATGTCAAGCAGCTGCTCACCCATGACAAGGGACAAACCTTTGCAGTTATACAAGAACAATTGTCGCGATTGGGCTATACCGCCTATCACAAGGTATTGAATGCCCTTGACTTCGGATTACCGCAAAAACGGGAACGGATTTTTATTGTAGGGTTTCGCGAACCGATAGCGTTTGATTTCCCGAAGCCTATCGGTATGTACAAACCTCTCTCAGAGATACTGGAGTCTGACAAAGACATTGACCCAAACCTGTTCGCATCGGAGCGCATCCAAAAATCGCGACGTGAAAAGTGTAAAGGCATACCCTTTTTCCCATCCGTTTGGCATGAAAACAAAGGAGGTAACATTTCGGTCTTGCCCTTTTCGTGTGCGTTGAGAGCTGGTGCCTCTTACAACTATCTTTTGGTGAACGGCGTTCGGCGTCTTTCCGATAGAGAACTGCTACGCCTACAAGGATTTCCCGAAGACTTCAAAATTGTAGGGAATATGATGCAGGTCAGAAAACAGACTGGAAATAGTGTTGCTATCCCTGTCGTCCATGCCATTGCGGAGAAAATGTTGCAGGCATTAGAACAACGTAAACCGATGATACAACTTGAGGAACAATTGCTTCTCTTTAAAGATGCAGCATAA
- a CDS encoding YCF48-related protein, whose protein sequence is MSLLRNLDFGVPRTPKLVVKSLVIAFLLGIPFLFISGCVKMEATRKADWETHFTDLHFVNHKQGWIVGDQALIIHTADGGKTWKQQEVDTTSPGFRLPDASLDFKAVYFTNTNYGWAVGDEGLVAATDDGGRHWTLQKSGTSAMLVDVFFANSKEGWIVGEDSDVLYTKNGGKTWKRYEYVSEFPLNGVWFVNKSKGWVVGTHDRIFHTQSGGESWREQSNRFAGERDRMINDNKKVFFVNENEGWIVGSDGSIFHTMNSGINWQRQDSRIPLINGHVRDTINNIHFTDENYGIAVADVGFITRTQDGGDNWQLMDSGTENNLTGIQFTTPTEAWAVGWYGTILHTTDAGATWKMTSGVTANDLQNVQFTDANRAIAVGRRGTMAMSNDGGQTWNEIDTDIWDGIWNIYFATDKHGWAVGDRGLIVHTNDGGANWERQRGPSSFTLRAVHFVSPEVGWIVGDLGSILHTIDGGTTWLPQTATGDFLSLMLKGVFFLDEKKGWAIGWPGVCLATEDGGLTWNQQTTGTFNELYAVYFADENTGWIVGQFGEILYTKNGGKKWNFQRSGTQANLNKLYFADTQHGLIVGDDGVMLTTVNGGKKWEMQESGTDNDLYGLALSPDGVVAVGKGGIAMRYSVEEAELPAKLPPVAEEPTIVTAEAETPVEPVAYHWDIIRQATWRTNFSDTHFVDAQNGWAVGSGGVIAHTTDGGKTWLPQHSGVDEDLRQVEFSDEKHGRVLGSGVLLQTENGGETWQPILQATKQNLPRVSTMHFLNAQEGWLGARIGQTLHTTNSGKTWKVQKTGTTTANITDLHFVNSQKGWAVTPQRRDGGFILHTVDGGDYWKIQAKTNQPGIAVHFADENRGWVVLGNGNSLLTEDGGETWKLQTTAQSTRGLQRITFRSHTNAWGLGGGGVYITEDQGLTWKSVSVATGDDDDNMFANMFAMRETDPEMLEESELESEEADEEGEEGAEGPTLAYDETPEEIQNRLREQFQRSGRFAPEGELPPNAERTAPAPRQQRPPPPPEPQGRRRRGARRIASVYFLDAEHAWAVGSGGSIYHTADGGETWERQLGEQQRNDFREVLFYDDKNGWIGGDGGVLLETQDGGQTWETLASQTRQRLIGVHFASLEPEKWGWAMQRDGTVLYTTDGSTWTAGDTPERPPFMEGDAPGTFSLNDVAFGKFSEGWAVGQFGDIIHNKDGGPTWTPQRTTANDRLTSIDMKFAPLGWAVGQSGVTQRTINGGEYWRMHETKTNYDLNSVSFITKRKGWAAGEAGIVLRTIDGGFTWEPTLTGVPKELHGIVAISEQEVYAVGEEGTIVRSTDGGETWEQEHTDIDNNLYVITRSKDGKALWVVGQWGVVLRRKLETPVRMSMR, encoded by the coding sequence ATGAGTTTGCTACGTAATCTGGATTTTGGTGTCCCTCGTACGCCAAAACTCGTTGTAAAAAGTCTTGTCATAGCGTTCCTGCTTGGCATCCCGTTCCTTTTTATTAGCGGCTGCGTCAAGATGGAGGCAACCCGGAAAGCGGATTGGGAGACACACTTCACAGATCTCCACTTTGTCAATCACAAACAGGGCTGGATTGTTGGAGATCAAGCTCTAATTATCCACACAGCAGACGGTGGAAAGACGTGGAAGCAGCAAGAAGTTGATACAACAAGCCCAGGATTTCGTCTGCCCGATGCCTCCTTAGACTTCAAAGCGGTTTACTTTACCAACACGAATTACGGATGGGCAGTCGGCGATGAAGGATTAGTCGCAGCAACCGACGATGGCGGTAGACACTGGACACTGCAAAAGAGCGGCACCTCCGCGATGCTCGTTGATGTCTTTTTTGCAAATTCAAAAGAGGGCTGGATTGTTGGCGAAGATTCGGATGTTCTCTATACCAAGAACGGTGGGAAAACGTGGAAACGTTATGAATACGTTAGTGAATTCCCACTCAACGGGGTCTGGTTTGTTAACAAGTCAAAAGGATGGGTTGTCGGCACACACGATAGGATTTTCCATACCCAGAGCGGTGGTGAATCGTGGCGAGAGCAGAGCAATCGCTTTGCAGGTGAACGCGATCGGATGATTAACGACAATAAAAAAGTCTTTTTTGTCAACGAGAATGAAGGTTGGATTGTCGGCAGTGACGGCTCTATTTTCCACACAATGAACAGCGGTATCAACTGGCAGCGTCAAGATAGCCGTATTCCTCTGATTAATGGACATGTCCGAGATACCATCAATAATATCCATTTCACAGATGAAAACTACGGGATTGCCGTGGCGGATGTCGGTTTTATCACCCGTACCCAAGACGGTGGGGATAATTGGCAATTGATGGACAGCGGCACCGAGAACAATTTGACGGGTATCCAATTTACGACACCCACAGAGGCGTGGGCAGTCGGATGGTATGGCACAATTTTACACACAACAGATGCCGGTGCGACATGGAAGATGACCAGCGGCGTTACCGCGAATGATTTGCAAAACGTTCAGTTCACCGATGCCAATCGCGCAATCGCTGTCGGCAGGCGGGGCACAATGGCAATGAGTAACGATGGTGGACAAACATGGAACGAAATTGACACAGATATTTGGGACGGCATCTGGAACATCTATTTCGCGACAGACAAACACGGCTGGGCAGTTGGTGATCGCGGGTTGATCGTCCATACCAATGATGGAGGCGCGAATTGGGAACGTCAGCGCGGACCTTCCTCCTTTACACTCCGTGCTGTTCACTTTGTTAGTCCTGAAGTCGGCTGGATCGTCGGGGATCTCGGCAGCATTCTACATACGATTGACGGTGGCACAACATGGCTCCCACAAACCGCAACCGGTGATTTCCTCTCGCTCATGCTAAAGGGTGTATTTTTCCTCGATGAAAAGAAAGGGTGGGCGATCGGATGGCCCGGCGTTTGCCTCGCGACAGAAGATGGCGGTTTGACATGGAACCAACAGACCACTGGCACCTTCAATGAACTCTACGCTGTCTACTTCGCAGATGAAAACACCGGATGGATCGTTGGGCAGTTTGGCGAGATTTTATATACCAAAAACGGTGGAAAAAAGTGGAATTTCCAGCGGAGCGGCACACAAGCGAATTTGAATAAACTCTATTTTGCCGACACACAGCACGGATTAATTGTCGGTGATGACGGTGTGATGCTTACCACTGTCAATGGCGGGAAAAAATGGGAAATGCAGGAGAGCGGCACTGACAATGACCTTTATGGATTGGCACTCTCTCCCGACGGTGTCGTCGCTGTTGGCAAGGGCGGAATTGCGATGCGTTACTCCGTCGAAGAGGCAGAATTGCCAGCGAAATTACCGCCTGTCGCTGAAGAACCGACAATTGTCACAGCTGAAGCGGAGACCCCTGTTGAACCTGTCGCCTATCATTGGGATATTATCCGTCAGGCAACATGGCGGACCAACTTCTCGGATACGCATTTCGTGGATGCACAAAACGGATGGGCAGTCGGTTCAGGCGGCGTAATCGCGCATACCACAGATGGTGGCAAAACATGGCTGCCACAACACAGTGGGGTTGATGAAGACTTGCGCCAAGTAGAATTTTCTGACGAGAAACATGGACGAGTCCTTGGTTCTGGTGTCCTACTTCAGACTGAAAACGGCGGTGAAACTTGGCAGCCTATTCTTCAAGCAACCAAACAGAACCTGCCACGCGTCAGCACAATGCACTTCCTAAATGCACAAGAGGGATGGCTCGGGGCAAGGATCGGGCAAACCTTACACACAACCAATAGCGGTAAGACGTGGAAAGTTCAGAAAACTGGAACAACAACAGCGAACATCACCGATCTCCACTTTGTCAATAGTCAGAAGGGATGGGCAGTAACCCCTCAACGTCGAGATGGTGGGTTCATCCTCCACACCGTTGACGGTGGCGATTACTGGAAGATTCAGGCGAAAACCAATCAACCCGGGATTGCCGTCCATTTTGCTGACGAAAACCGCGGCTGGGTGGTTCTCGGCAACGGCAATTCCTTATTGACTGAAGATGGCGGCGAAACATGGAAATTGCAAACCACGGCACAAAGCACACGCGGTTTACAGCGCATCACCTTCCGTTCTCATACCAACGCCTGGGGACTCGGCGGCGGTGGTGTGTATATTACCGAGGATCAGGGGTTGACTTGGAAGTCAGTCTCTGTCGCTACGGGAGATGATGACGATAACATGTTCGCCAACATGTTTGCCATGCGAGAAACTGACCCGGAGATGCTCGAAGAATCTGAATTAGAATCGGAAGAAGCAGACGAGGAGGGAGAAGAGGGCGCGGAGGGACCAACGTTAGCATACGACGAAACACCGGAGGAAATTCAAAATCGGCTTCGAGAACAGTTTCAACGTTCCGGACGTTTCGCGCCAGAGGGTGAACTTCCACCTAACGCTGAACGGACGGCACCGGCACCAAGACAGCAACGACCGCCACCACCGCCAGAACCTCAAGGCCGCCGTAGACGCGGGGCACGCCGGATCGCCAGTGTGTACTTCTTAGACGCAGAACACGCGTGGGCTGTTGGGAGTGGTGGCAGCATCTATCACACGGCGGATGGCGGAGAGACTTGGGAACGGCAACTCGGTGAACAGCAACGCAATGACTTCCGAGAGGTGCTCTTCTATGATGATAAAAACGGTTGGATAGGCGGTGACGGTGGTGTCCTATTGGAAACCCAAGATGGTGGACAGACGTGGGAGACACTCGCAAGCCAAACGCGGCAACGCCTCATCGGTGTCCACTTCGCCAGCCTCGAACCCGAAAAATGGGGGTGGGCAATGCAACGCGACGGAACTGTCCTCTATACTACAGACGGTAGCACTTGGACAGCCGGGGACACGCCGGAACGTCCGCCGTTCATGGAAGGCGATGCACCGGGGACATTCTCGCTGAACGACGTTGCCTTCGGCAAGTTTTCTGAAGGCTGGGCAGTCGGACAATTCGGAGACATCATCCATAACAAAGACGGCGGTCCCACATGGACACCTCAGCGCACCACTGCGAACGACAGACTTACGAGTATAGATATGAAATTCGCGCCCCTCGGTTGGGCAGTCGGACAAAGTGGTGTCACGCAACGGACTATCAACGGCGGTGAGTATTGGCGGATGCACGAGACCAAGACAAACTATGATCTTAACTCGGTTTCGTTTATCACCAAGCGGAAGGGATGGGCAGCTGGCGAGGCAGGCATCGTCCTGCGGACAATCGACGGTGGTTTTACATGGGAACCTACATTGACCGGTGTCCCCAAGGAACTTCACGGCATCGTCGCAATCTCCGAACAAGAGGTCTACGCGGTCGGTGAAGAGGGAACAATTGTTCGCTCCACTGATGGCGGCGAAACTTGGGAACAGGAACACACCGATATCGACAACAACCTTTACGTTATTACCCGTTCCAAAGACGGAAAAGCCCTGTGGGTTGTCGGGCAGTGGGGTGTTGTGCTGCGTCGGAAATTGGAAACGCCAGTGCGAATGTCAATGCGGTAA
- a CDS encoding VWA domain-containing protein translates to MKSKSSKAFLISVLLHVGIGVLGLFYWFGTNPQRDAASINAMFIREEKPKVRRIPRRKRVQATQKRTRDVSQPRLKILTSNQPASTRGVVSAAEPAPFQPFDTDDLGEPVGPTTTNVEFDDIPQVQRKVIDRPFRKEKKTETRPKSRLVKFIEAQEGPQRIVYCIDLSTSMQNLPARKLKRIIDLMRDSLTFLEPHDSFNIVAFSAELIVYQEDFVPVTEQTVASSSNYLADIQSQIHTDGTDHDMLTALTETSKTSPTIVVLFSDGIPTSIEGPDLTRVGEHAAGNGRIFAMGTGMAPNFPGAVMLKRLATVSAGDLWLVDRARIR, encoded by the coding sequence ATGAAATCAAAATCCAGTAAAGCCTTTCTCATTTCAGTCCTACTACACGTCGGTATTGGCGTGCTCGGACTTTTCTATTGGTTCGGTACGAACCCACAGCGAGATGCCGCCAGTATCAACGCCATGTTCATCAGGGAAGAAAAACCGAAGGTCAGACGTATACCACGACGGAAACGTGTCCAAGCCACGCAGAAAAGAACCCGCGATGTCAGTCAACCGCGACTGAAAATCCTCACGAGCAACCAACCTGCCAGCACGCGCGGTGTTGTCTCGGCAGCGGAACCTGCTCCTTTCCAACCCTTCGACACCGACGATCTCGGTGAACCCGTTGGACCCACGACGACAAATGTTGAATTCGATGACATTCCACAGGTCCAACGAAAAGTCATTGACCGTCCTTTCAGAAAAGAGAAGAAAACCGAAACGCGTCCCAAGAGTCGGTTAGTGAAGTTCATTGAAGCACAAGAAGGGCCCCAACGTATCGTCTACTGTATTGATCTGTCCACCAGCATGCAAAATCTTCCCGCGCGCAAACTTAAGCGGATTATAGATCTTATGCGCGACTCACTCACCTTTCTCGAACCGCACGATAGTTTCAACATTGTGGCGTTCAGTGCGGAACTCATCGTCTATCAAGAAGACTTTGTTCCCGTAACAGAGCAGACAGTTGCTTCATCGTCAAACTATCTCGCCGACATCCAGTCCCAAATCCATACAGACGGGACCGACCACGATATGCTAACGGCGTTGACGGAAACCTCCAAAACCTCACCTACCATCGTTGTCCTCTTTAGTGATGGTATCCCAACGTCAATTGAGGGACCGGATCTCACACGTGTTGGCGAACACGCTGCAGGCAACGGACGTATCTTTGCTATGGGAACCGGGATGGCACCGAATTTCCCCGGTGCCGTGATGTTGAAACGTCTCGCTACTGTGAGTGCGGGGGACCTGTGGCTCGTTGATAGAGCAAGAATTAGATAA